Proteins encoded within one genomic window of Fretibacterium sp. OH1220_COT-178:
- a CDS encoding substrate-binding domain-containing protein: protein MMRRFAVSALLFVFLVFALCGAASAEPKDYKGKIGISLPTATHGYMGRVNWWVKKAIEDWKKKSPELEFLVVTADSVSKQAADIEDLMIKEIDALVCFPFDSSLTSVIEKVYEKGIYTVVLDRGTTKPVYDVYISNDDEGYTREGTKWIAEQLGGKGKLVIIEGIPCEINTIRVNTIKETAAQYGLEVLDSQPGMWNPEKALAVMENYLQKYPEIDAVYTADDDMMKGALQAYKESGRKDIKIFLGGAADKEVLKMIMEDSNPLVKANVTYPPDCIATAIGLAVLGHNNQVLEGFYQKKLPVRITLAAELITKENVKQYYVEDELNFGK, encoded by the coding sequence ATGATGAGAAGGTTTGCCGTAAGTGCGCTGCTTTTCGTTTTTCTTGTTTTTGCCCTTTGCGGGGCGGCCTCGGCGGAGCCCAAGGATTATAAGGGGAAGATCGGCATCTCGCTTCCTACCGCGACCCACGGCTATATGGGGCGGGTGAACTGGTGGGTGAAGAAGGCGATCGAGGACTGGAAGAAGAAGAGCCCGGAGCTGGAGTTCCTGGTGGTGACCGCGGACAGCGTGTCCAAACAGGCTGCGGACATCGAGGACCTGATGATCAAGGAGATCGACGCCCTGGTCTGCTTCCCGTTCGACTCCTCCCTCACCTCCGTGATCGAGAAGGTCTATGAAAAGGGCATCTACACGGTGGTGCTGGATCGCGGGACGACGAAGCCCGTCTACGACGTCTACATCAGCAACGACGACGAGGGCTATACCCGCGAGGGGACGAAATGGATCGCCGAGCAGCTTGGGGGCAAGGGGAAGCTGGTCATTATCGAGGGCATTCCCTGCGAGATCAACACGATTCGCGTCAACACCATCAAGGAGACCGCTGCTCAATACGGCCTGGAGGTCCTCGATTCCCAGCCGGGGATGTGGAACCCGGAGAAGGCGCTGGCGGTGATGGAGAACTACCTCCAAAAGTATCCCGAGATCGACGCGGTCTATACGGCCGACGACGACATGATGAAGGGGGCGCTTCAGGCCTACAAGGAGTCCGGAAGGAAGGACATCAAGATCTTCCTGGGCGGCGCGGCCGACAAGGAGGTCCTCAAGATGATCATGGAGGACTCCAACCCCCTGGTGAAGGCGAACGTCACGTATCCTCCCGACTGCATCGCCACGGCGATCGGCCTGGCGGTCCTGGGGCACAACAACCAGGTTCTGGAGGGGTTCTATCAGAAGAAGCTTCCGGTGCGCATCACCTTGGCGGCGGAGCTGATCACCAAGGAGAACGTCAAGCAGTACTATGTCGAGGACGAGCTGAACTTCGGCAAGTAA
- a CDS encoding ABC transporter permease, with protein sequence MKRFAGLSDVLSLRRQASFIALIVLTVLSSFMSPYFLKLQNLVNIVRQVSYTGIIGLGMTFVIISAGIDLSVGSVLAFTGAVVILTMNALLPMLQSEVLVLALGIIAGVSVGACAGAFNGLMITRGRIAPFIVTLGTMAIFRSLTLYIGDAGEIQSRNALYGSFGMGSVLGIPVPVIVFLGIALVLHLVLNNTRYGRYLCAVGSNQRVALFSAIDVDRIRFYAYTLTGALVGVSAVLLGSRFNAVSTSNMGLAFELDAIAAVIIGGTAMSGGRGTIWGTVWGGLILGIINNMMNMVGVSPYLQGTVKGLVIIVAVYVQRQKQ encoded by the coding sequence TTGAAGCGCTTTGCCGGATTGTCGGATGTGCTGTCCCTGCGAAGACAGGCATCGTTTATCGCCCTGATCGTCTTGACGGTCCTCTCCTCGTTCATGAGTCCGTATTTCCTGAAACTTCAGAACCTCGTCAACATCGTGCGCCAGGTTTCCTACACGGGAATAATCGGCCTGGGGATGACCTTCGTCATCATCTCCGCGGGCATCGACCTCTCCGTGGGGTCCGTCCTGGCCTTCACGGGGGCCGTGGTGATCCTCACCATGAACGCGCTGCTCCCGATGCTCCAGAGCGAGGTGCTGGTCCTGGCGCTGGGGATTATCGCCGGGGTGTCGGTCGGGGCCTGTGCAGGCGCCTTCAATGGTCTGATGATCACCCGGGGGCGGATCGCTCCCTTTATCGTGACCCTCGGCACGATGGCCATCTTCCGATCGCTGACGCTCTACATTGGGGATGCGGGAGAGATTCAGTCCCGAAACGCCCTTTACGGGTCCTTCGGCATGGGCTCGGTCCTGGGCATCCCGGTTCCGGTGATCGTGTTCCTGGGGATAGCCCTGGTCCTGCATCTCGTGCTGAACAACACCCGATATGGGCGCTACCTCTGCGCGGTGGGTTCGAACCAGAGGGTTGCCCTTTTCTCCGCCATCGACGTCGATCGAATCCGATTTTATGCCTATACGCTCACCGGTGCGCTGGTTGGGGTGTCCGCGGTGCTGCTGGGCTCCCGCTTCAACGCGGTGAGCACGTCCAACATGGGGCTCGCCTTCGAGCTGGACGCCATTGCAGCGGTCATCATCGGCGGTACGGCCATGTCCGGCGGGCGGGGGACCATCTGGGGCACCGTGTGGGGGGGCCTCATCCTCGGGATCATCAATAACATGATGAACATGGTGGGGGTCTCTCCCTACCTGCAGGGGACCGTGAAGGGGCTCGTGATCATTGTGGCGGTGTACGTACAGCGGCAAAAACAGTAG
- a CDS encoding NAD(P)-dependent oxidoreductase — protein MVGKDPAGQGTSPRSGGRPVIVVAPYPQRLRTIFSEETLAELEALGDLRYLGDGEVDGAVLDSALENAAAVIGQVPLPEERLRRVPGLRAICNVEGNFYQNIDYEYCFRNSIHVLNCGLAYALPVAEMALGMALDLARGISREDRRFRRGEETYLAAGCLDSVLLSGSRVGIVGFGNLGRALLNLLVPFRCSVRVYDPWLPRTVIEEYGCLGSSLEELLRESRFIFVMAGVTRENQGFLSRERLELIREDAFFLLMSRAAVVDFEALCDLTEAGRFTAATDVYPEEPLGRDHRARRNERLLLSAHRAGGIPQAFASIGRMVVDDLRLVLNGLPPVRMQRAEPETVSRFASRPAPQA, from the coding sequence ATGGTCGGAAAGGATCCCGCGGGGCAGGGGACGTCCCCGCGTTCGGGCGGGCGTCCCGTCATTGTCGTCGCCCCCTACCCCCAGCGTCTCCGCACCATTTTTTCGGAGGAGACCCTGGCCGAGCTGGAGGCGCTGGGGGACCTCCGCTATCTCGGGGACGGGGAGGTCGACGGCGCGGTGCTGGATTCGGCCCTGGAGAATGCCGCTGCCGTTATCGGCCAGGTCCCTCTGCCCGAAGAACGCCTGAGGCGCGTACCCGGCCTGAGGGCCATCTGCAACGTGGAGGGCAATTTCTACCAGAACATCGACTATGAATACTGTTTTCGCAACAGCATTCACGTGTTGAACTGCGGCTTGGCCTACGCCCTTCCCGTTGCGGAGATGGCCCTGGGGATGGCCCTGGACCTCGCGAGGGGCATCAGCCGGGAGGACCGCCGGTTTCGCCGGGGGGAGGAGACGTACCTGGCCGCCGGGTGTCTCGATTCGGTGCTGCTGTCGGGCTCCCGGGTCGGCATCGTCGGGTTCGGCAACCTGGGCAGGGCCCTGCTGAATCTTCTCGTCCCCTTTCGATGCTCCGTCCGCGTCTACGATCCCTGGCTTCCCAGGACCGTCATCGAAGAGTACGGATGCCTGGGGAGCTCCCTGGAGGAGCTTTTGCGGGAGAGCCGTTTTATCTTCGTCATGGCGGGGGTGACGCGGGAGAATCAGGGGTTCCTGAGCCGCGAGCGGCTGGAGCTCATCCGGGAGGACGCATTCTTCCTGTTGATGAGCCGTGCCGCGGTTGTGGATTTCGAGGCGCTCTGCGACCTCACGGAGGCGGGGCGCTTCACCGCCGCCACCGACGTCTATCCCGAGGAGCCCCTGGGCAGGGACCATCGCGCGCGGCGGAACGAGCGCCTGCTCCTCTCGGCCCACAGGGCGGGAGGGATTCCCCAGGCGTTTGCCTCCATCGGCCGGATGGTGGTGGACGACTTGAGGCTGGTCCTTAACGGGCTGCCGCCGGTGCGGATGCAGCGTGCGGAACCCGAGACGGTGTCGCGCTTTGCGAGCCGGCCCGCGCCGCAGGCGTGA